Within Carassius gibelio isolate Cgi1373 ecotype wild population from Czech Republic chromosome A21, carGib1.2-hapl.c, whole genome shotgun sequence, the genomic segment ATGCTACAGCTGCATCCCTTATTCAACAAGACAGTGTGGAAAAATCTGTCTTATCTAAAAGTAAAACCTAGAAATAGACATGTTCACTCTTCTTCACTcctggagagaaagagaaggaaacaGGAAGACACACATATAGAGAATGAGAGAATGCATTTCTCCAGCCACGTGATGCTGGGTCCATAATAAAAAGAGCCCAGATGAGGGCAGCTGGCATTACAGGAGCGCTGGAAGGAAAAATCAGGAAAAATCAGGGTATGAGGTCCCAACATGGGTGCCACTGATATCAGCGAGACAAATAAACTGCCAATCTAGATCCCTCACTATAACAATCACTTAAAGGTCTAACAAACCCGGAGGTTaaacatttacataaaacatCTTTAGTGTCAGACAAAAGCTTTTATACATCACACCTTTGATTTAAAGTAATATTCCAGATATTGGTTGACAATGCAATGCCATAAACCCAttaagattttataaaaaatCGGCTTCCATTAAAAACAGTTAGAGCTCAAAcaatgttctaataattttgacTTAATTTAAGTTTTTACATAGTATTGAATATCAttacttttataaaattataagctTCACTTTTCTGTTCATGGTAAAGTCCATGGTAAGCTCCtaactgtgtgtttttgttgttgttttgttttttaagaaaaggggaaaaagtaaaacatttttttttttctggtaatcaaCATTGTATCAGTGTCTTATACCAAGAATATTACTTTAAAACACTGAGGTGCAGCAAAAATAGAAATTAACCGTTAAAATGAACCAGAAATATTCAGGTGATACAGTAGCCAATTATTTGACTTTCACAAACACACTTCACGATTGCAGTTTGCAGGTAGTTCTATTTTGAAAAACATCCAAATCTAGACGCATACTCTCACTGTGACTCAGTACATTTGCTATTTGCAGATGGCAGATGCAGTCATGGAGTTCTTGTTACTATGCCTATACACCTGCTGGGACACACAGCTATGTTAGAGTTTCCGGCCTTGAATATACAGAGAAATGTTTAATTCGGAAGCACAAGGAGTCAAAAGAGACTTGGCTTGCTTAAACAGAACGGTTTCATTATGAAACTGAAATGAAACTTCAATGGAATTTCTCAAGATGTTTCAGGCCAGGTTTGAGGTCAGTGACAGCAAACTGGTCAACTGGTTCTTATATCTGAACAAACACGAACACAACTATGGAAaatcttttattttcataaataattaatatactaatatatgttattattacttttataaaatgatttgtttttctgtttttctttcacttCCATTGTAAGTCATTGTAAGTTTTTTGAGGTTGACTTCTCCGAAATAGCTTTAAATATTCAAACTTTCTTTAGAAGCTAGGCATACCATGGTTCTGTCCCTAGATGGTACTCAGATGACTTGCTCTAAATTTATCCTGAATACTTAGGAACAGTAATTAAGTATTAAATATTGGGTGGATACTCCTCCAAAATAAAGCATGCTTCACTCATAAATAATGATGTTTGAGGCCTGGGATTCCCGTTATTAAAGGGACAAACAGCCTCTGGCTGAACTTAATGTTTGTGTTCAATAGTGTTTAAAATATTTCGACACAAACAAGGGCGTAGGTTCTGTACTGCCTGTAAATGTGCTAAATGCCCTGTCATAATGAGGGACAGGAGTCAGAAGTCAGAAGTCTcttcacaaacactcacacaaagcCAGTATGGGACAGAACAGCATCTTGTTTTATCAGTGGTGTTGCCTTACAGGCCAGTCAGTCCACTGCTAATGAATAGATGGGCTTGTCTATGTGTGTGTCTCTTGAGATACAGAGATACAAAAAGCTCTAAATCATTACAAATAAGCTTATCACAATCATTAGTATGCATTTGATACCAGGCTGGATGTAAAGAGAACATGCTTTCTATCATGATCTGTTGACATATTTCCTATTGAAACAGGACGTTGGATGTAGGgcttcatgattatgaaaataaaaccCAAATCTCTTCATCCAATCGCAAAGGctttaactgaataaaataaacatatgtgATACACTGATACATGTTTTATAGTGCAGTGTGGCACTGTGTTTATTCAACACATGCATTAACAGTCAGCTTAAAGTAAATGCTggacacataataataataatattaataataattaattattattattattattattattattattattatatgtcaaTATTGATATATAATCACAAAAACTGCCAAGCTTTTCAGTACATCAAACCTAgagctttaaaaaatatttatttttatctgaaaaataGCAAATAGATTTCAAAACTGATTTCAAAATTCTGCAGCCCTAGTTGAACAGCATAGTTAGAAGGTCTTGCCTTTTGTAATTGCTAATATTTAATTTGTGTCACATCCTGGCAAAAACCTTTTCTGTTTTTCAACTGTTGTCATTTTAGAagattttattggacataaatcTCATATGACCCTTGCAAACAAAAAAAGTCTCAGTTTTGCTGTGTCAGCTAAAAGGAACTTGTAAACATGGATTTCGTCCAGGGGCTTTttgagtattttttatattttggcttTAGCATATAAAGCTATTTTCTTTGggtcaaaattaaatatttatatcctAAACAAAACTCTAATACTTTCTCCATAAATCACACAGCTCTTCAAAGCGCCAAAAGAAAAGCTTACTGGTCTTATTCGGTCAAAATGTACTCACCCCCAAgctgttcaaaacctgtatgaactGCTTTCTTCTGCTGGATACACTAGAAGATATTTAAAAGAATTCTGGTAACCAAACAGGTAGCCTTTGACTTTCATAGTGTCTTCCAGCAACTGTTCAGttgctcatacaggtttggaaggacatgacagtgagtaaataatggcagaattaacatttttgggtaagctatccctttaaatgtacttGAGACTAGAGTGTTTATGTTTGAGATTCAAGCAATCATGTCTTCTTTAGAGTTTCTGTAACTGACTGATTAAGGCTAAAGCCCTTCTTTCATAgtttcatgttttcatgttttgagAGATTATACATGACTTCTGCCAAAGCTGAGACGGTCTTGCCTGTTCAGTCTGTTAACCAGTAACCCTATACACTGAATACAGGGTGCGATAAATAAGAAAACGTCTTTCAACAGAAGGATGTCTCCATGAAAAGACTTTTTATCAAAGTggccaaactaaaaaaaaaaaaaaaagagacagattgaaagtgaaagtgaagtgacattcagccaagtatggtgacccatactcagaatttgtgctctgcatttaacccatccgaaatgcacacacacagagcagtgaacacacacacacactgtgagcacacacccggagcagtgggcagccatttatgctgcggcgcccggggagcagttggggggttagatgccttgctcaagggcacctaagtcgaggtattgaaggtggagagagagctgttcatgcactccccccacccacaattccatccggcccgagactagaacccacaacccttcgattgggagtccaaccctctaaccattaggccacgacttccccaaaataAGATAAGAAAGATAAGAAAGCCAAAGCAAGAAAGTGTTCAGGTCCATTCTGTGTAATATGACACTGATGAGAAACAGGTTTTAACAAATAGAGAAAAAGATGGGAATTTGGATTTGgtcattttaacattttcttgGCCTCATGAAAAGGAGAAATTAACAGAAAATCTCCCTTTTTTTTGTCTTGCAGGTTGATGAAGGCAAGAAActgacagaaattacattttgtatGAACTACGACTATACAGGTTACCCACGATTCAAATCAGCTAGCAGTTTTGTTATGCTAATGCACAATGTCTGCCACATTAGAGGAGCTTTTTCCACATTAAATCAAGGTGAAGGGTGCACTGAGCCAATTCCCAAAGTACTAGCAATGCGGGAAGACCTAATGAATTAAAGTGCCAGCAGAGAATTACCAACCACACCGGTCACATGACCTTATCATCCCATATAATAGCGATGTCATCTGTCACGCATTCAACTGATAAACACTCAAGCAGGCAAAAAACTGGCAATCCACAGTGTGATCAAACACAAAGAGGCGTTTTCTCACTGAGGAACTGAAACATGACCACGAAGTGTCGATCATTTTTCATTAGTGTCACAATAAGGGAGGGATTCTAGAGCAGAGTGAAAAAGCACAACAACTTCATGCAACAGATCAGTCTCAAGTGtgttttcccaaaaaaaaaacactgcaaaggAAAATACGCTTATAGAGTTGTttcatctctttttttcccctggcGTGTCATTCCGTGAATCTCGCCTACACCCAAAAACCAAAGATTTCAGTGAAAACAGTTACAATGCATTCTTTGTGCACATTCACTCAGTGTGTAAAGCACCTTGTATAACCTACTTTCTTATCTCTTTCCCCAGTGACCAGCGATATGCAAAATAGTAGTTAGTGGGGAGCGGGGTTGCCCGAGGTGTTGATTTTCTCACTATTATAACTTTTCTTTTAGACGTTTTCTTAACTTATAGGAGTTGTTACAACTGGGTTCTTTAAACCCTTGTTAAGAATTTAAAGTTGATAAGGCCCCTAAGTAAAGACAATGGTTTGGGGAGGGGGCAAGGTAGGCTATGTATAGATTAATGtgtggttttaaaaaaatatatataattcatttaattttattactatAATGCTTAAACCCTATTTTCGTTAAGGTAACAACAAAAGTTTGGTTATAAATTAGAGCGCGCTAAATAAACCCTCGCAAACTGTAGTACATTAGTCACGTGGGCCGCTCGAGAGTATCAAAACACTGATTATTTAGCACTTTACTAGAGATTTACatatcacaaaacatttgattcaagaGCCATCTTACTGTTTAGAGGTGCTACAAGGAAATGTAACTCGAGAATGTCCTTGAATACGACTACTTCAAAAATGTCAACATATATTCCTATTTGTGTTATTAGTATGACCAAAGCACTGACATAATTCAGCTAACTTGAAAAACAGGTTGGCGAAATTCGTGGTCGTTCAAGCGTTCTTCCTTTTTTGCTTGGAGTAGCCTACATTTAGCCTACATTCAGTCGCGTTTTTAAACGCTTGAACGCGTCCTGGATGAACGCAACAGGACCTTTTCGCCTGTCAGTTCTGAAGGCACGCTCATTTGTGTACGTTTAAAGATGAAAATCAAGAGAtgacaaacaaacatcaaaaccCACTTGTTGAAATGTGGCTCGGTTGTGCAATCGAACCGAAACCAGTAACGCAGGAGAAACAGGATGTACACTGACGTTCATTAAAACAAGAGCCAAGATGCTGATGTCTTCCGATCACAGCTCCCATTTCCCGTAAATTTACATGAACTGTACTGAAACGGACCAGCAAAGGATGCCGAATGTCACCATTCAAACACGTAACACGTTCATGCGACACGTCTATGTTGACATACATTACTTGAACACCCTAATTTTACTTGAACGTGGAGACCCCGAAGCCTGCCAGCTGTGCTGTCCATGCAAATCATTTTTCCTATTGAGAGCATATGTAAGAGACACAGCGTCGCTTACCTTTAAACTGTAAGGAGTGGTGTGTTTTAATTCTCACAGTTCCTGATATGGACTCCCCGGGGTTGTAGACCACTTTGTTATTAGTGAAAGTGATCTCGAATTCCTGAAGCTTTCCCATGTCTTTCAGAAGCACCACTCAAATCCTCACGGAAAATGAGATCGTCGGTAAACTAGGGGTAAATGCGGCCAGTTTCACGTCCCACCTGCGGCTCTCATGTCCCCGCCCATCAAGAGCGCTGACGTCATAGGGATAGTCAGACTCACCCTGCTCTCTATGATCCTAGGGTTGTTTCAAATAATCGTGTGATgacataatgtatttaatatttcccTTGAATGCTTATAAACTTACAAGAATGAACGCAAAGGCATTTTTCTTACAACATTCTTACAACTCCATTAATTCTTGAAAGATTGTCATGCATATCCAAAAGCATTCATCACTGTgatgattttcattttatttttttatttttttatttatgcatttagcagacgcttttatccaaagcgatttacagtgcgtTCAggatatcaatttttacctatcatgtgttcccagggaatcgaacccccaaccttgcgcttcatagtgcaatgctctaccaattgagctacaggaacattttatagcctatctatctgtctatctttctatctttctatctttctatctatgtAAAAAAGCTTCAAAAATAAGTGGTAattcataatattataaataataataattaaaatcaagATTATGCCAAATTAattatcctttaaaaaaaacGTTCTTGCTTACACCACATGCATATTTTCGACTTTTGAAGCACCTTAAAAATATCCAGATTTATTCAGAATATTGAAAATATGTTCCTTATAGATTAGGTGTTTCTGTATAAATTGCATTGAGTTTGTGTATTTTTGAATTACTAAaagcaacacaaaaaaaaaaaaagaagaagagtgcTATGATTTAAATTTATTGCCAGCACTACGCTGCACTTTCTCCATAACCAACCAAATCAGCAAAAATCCATAACTCTATCTGCCTGCCGACATATGCAATTGATAAAACTGAACAGTAATCCCTTCAGCCATTGTTCTGGGAATAATAAATTCACCTCATGATGGGGACTGAACACTCCTGGGCTCAACACATCACTCATTTGCTGAATATAGAAGACCCTTTAAACCCATCTCATGTGCCTGCTGACAACAGCATTTCTTTTTCTGCTTCGTGGGCATGACTGAAAAAAATTGCAACTTTATTAATGTCGCTCAAGAGATTTAAAGAATTATGTCAAATTGCTATTTGTTCTAACacttgtgtgaaagagagagaaattcagTGCTATAGGCTAACTAACATAAGCATCTAATAAGATTTATTGCATCGAGCATCAGGCTTTATATATAGCTTTGTATGTTTCACTGGAATAATAGCTGTAAGATAATACTAGATAATAcgttctataatatatataatacaatggataataaataatgatacatttaattaaaaatgcattttatgatatttaaacaAGCAAATCTACTAAAGGCAACATACATATTAAAGATGGCCTATTCATAGGgggaaaatataatattttattcagtactaaatatcatgttttatggacgtttagatattttactggaaaacaagactgagataatgatttataaattaagttattaaaacatttaagtaaACTTTTTTAACAAACACGTTATTTTCAAAGTAAATTGAGAAATCAGTAACACTTGAAACATTTAGGTTTGTTCAAAGTGTTACCCGAGTTCTAAACACTTGCCGATTACGCCCCCTAATGGACacacaaaataacagcatttataaaCAATTGTCATTCGATTCCAGTTATTTAATTAACATGTTCAAAAACGGTCatgctgcttgatattgtaaGTAATAATTGTTGTCACATTATTCGAATGTaacttaaataaatttaaatacagcGTTTACTGCACTTCGTTATTCTTCTTATGAATTGGTCAAGTCTGGTCCATCCAAAAGGGTGTCCATCCACCCCTAGGAGTATACAGTATTCTTTGCTCCATTCCAGATCAGGGGTGAAGCTCTTTGATCTTCTCCATGATCTTGTTACGGTGGTTCAATTCAAAGATAAAAATTTGGATAAGGATTTGGGTAAGCATGAGCAGTTTTACAATGTTTACacacttttacatttatgcatacaTCATGCTCCTCCAGCTCCTCCAACATTAACAATCTGTTGGCAATTGCCTGCAAAACGCATTCAAATGTCCAAACTATATTTGAAACTACattgttccaaagaagaaagagCGAAATTATCTGTTTTGGTGTGAATCATCTCTGTAAATCTGATTTTAGGTCACTACAAATGGGAAGTTCGGCaaagtttttatttatgcatttcagAAATGGAACAATGTGTCCCTGCATAAAGGAGAGGGGTTCAGTATCAAACGTGGCAGTGAGTTTCTTGTGTGGCCACCAGCTGCCTCAAGTATTACAGAGCATCTCATTCTCATGGACTACACCAGATTTGCCAGTTGCAATGAGATGTTTTGCCACTCTTTCACAGAGAGATTTGAAAGTTCTCATACGTGTCTGGAGGGGGCCCAGTGCATCCTGGTTCCATCACTTCCCCGGGATATATTTACATGATGTAAAGGAAAATGGAACTCATTGGATCAGGTGAGGTTCTGCTCCAACTTCCAATGCTTGCATGCCTATTGTTGGAGCATTTGACAGTGGACAGGGGTCATCACAGGCATTCTGATTGGTTTGTGGCTACACAGCCCCATACGCAGCAGAGTGTGTTGCAATGGGTGAGACATTTCTCCCATATCCATCATTCAAGTTTTGTGTAATTGTGCCACAGTAGACCTTCTGTTGGCTTGGACTAGACAGGATAACCTTTGTTGCCCTTATGCATAGATGAGCCCCGGGCGCCCAACACCCTGCTGCCAACCCACAAGCCTTGCCGTTTCAGAGATATCTTGATGCAGTCAGCTTGCCATAACAATTTTGCCCTTGTCAAAGTTGCTTAGATATTTATTGCTACCCATTTTTCCTGCATCCAACACACTGATTATAAGAACTGACTGTCTGCTTACTATCTAATCTCTTAATATGTGGCCTTTTTAGGAGATGATCAATGACGTTCACTTCACCTGTGACTGACTGGTCATAATGTTTTGGCTCatcatatatgtgtgtgagtgtgtgaacatGTGCAAAGTGCAAAGTGttcacacacgcatgcacacacacagtttcagtttattagtacattttatatatatatatatatatatatatatatatatatattatagaaataatgtATGTGCATGTCTCGTCAGTTTGAATGATGAGTGATATGGTTATTCATGCTTAAGAAaaaaactaccattcaaaagtatggggtcattaagattgtattttataatgttacaaaagatgtttaaccaaatcagcatattacagttatttctgaaggatcatgtgacattacaTACTGGAAttatggctgctggaaattcaccttttattaaattcacaagattaaattaaattattaaaaatatgttgttatttttttcatttttaataatattgccAACATTTTCTtgcttttactgtttttaaattaatgcattttatttttcaaatagctTTTTTATCTTACAAATAAATCGAAAACCATGTGTCATAAAACATTCTTTTAAGAagaaatttttaaaatgtatagagTGTAACTACATTTTCCAAAACTGTGTTATTTAAGTTCATGGGTATCTTTCTCCTCTTCCAGCATGCATGTGCGGGCCATTGCGCAGGTCACAGCATATGGGTCACAGTTGGCAGCAGGACGCCGGTCCTCAAAGTAACCGCATTTTTCCTGACCCACCTGACGGGGGATACGGATGCTGGCCCCGCGGTTAGCAACACCTGCTGAGAAATCATGGATGCTGGAGGTCTCGTGGCGACCCGTGAGGCGCCGTTTGTTATCTTCACCACCATGTGGGTCGTAGACACGGATATGCTCTGCATGGCGCTTGCCCAGTTTCTCAATGGCTTTATCAATGTGCCTGATCCAGAGAAAAGAATCATGGAGGTCAGTATATAGTCACTCCAAGGATGACTTTAATGGTAATGGAAGTTCACATCACAATTTTATTGATAAcgacacagaggaacaatataGTTGGAATCACTATGAGAACAATTAGTGTGAATGGGCTTTAACACAAGTCTTTCTGTGACTTATGAGTGTGTGTATTACTCAGTACATACTCAATTCCTCCTTCTTCTCTCATTTGTGCTGTGCTCACATTGATGTGGCAACCGGCTCCGTTCCAGTCTCCTGTCATGGGTTTTGGATCCAGGGTGGCCACCACTCCAAAATCTTCACACACCCTGTATAGCAGGAAACGTGCCATCCATAGATGATCTCCCATCTCAATTCCTTCACATGGACCCACCTGGAACTCCCACTGCAGAGAGAGAAAACTATCCAGACTGGCCATTCAGAACATGTAATTTAACTGTAACTGTAAATTAACGGTAGTTACCTGAGAGGGCATGACCTCTGCGTTAGTGCCACTGATTTTGATGCCAGCATACAGACAGGCTTTATAATGACACTCCACAATGTCTCTGCCAAAAGCTCGGTCAGCACCAACACTGCAGTAATACGGACCTGAAAGAAAAGAGACAGaacataaaaaacattgcaatCTTTTAAGTATAAAGATGTCACAGACGGCACTTCATTTGTATAACCTTCAACCACACATCTCGCCTGTTCTGGCTCTGTAAGCTAACCAAGACATGCAATTTTGTTTAACAAACTGAAAGTGTTTTCTAATTGAACATGGCCTGCTTCCAGATTCTTCTTCGGTGTTTAGAAAAACCGGTGTGGATTCTCATCATAGAGATTTTAGTGATATCTGCCAGGTAGGAGGAACATTTGTAATACGTTTGGCATTCAAAAAATCTTTCCAGCAGCTTGGTACAAGATTTAACCTTGTGGTTTGGGGAATCCGAGCCTGGGCCAGCCATAAGGGTGTCCATCCACTCCAAAAAGAGTATATTCCTGCTCCATGCCAAACCAGGGGTGAAGGTTTTTGACCTTCTCCATGACCTTGTTACAGCAGTTACGGTGGTTCGATTCTGAAAGAAACCAATTTTTTTTCAGTCCGTTTAATTTGTATTATCACTACGAGAAATTTTGGAACTCAGATTAATTTCTGTGTATTTTAACTGTATAAAATTGGGTGTTTATAGAACTCTTAACAAAAAAAGGTTTGTACTGTACTTTAGTTGGAAGGgctttttaaagtgtaatttatttacttaactaaaaactaaaatgttaacttcaaatgttaaatgaatctGACATAAATATAGCTATTAATGATGATTTAAATGAGATAAAAtgatttcttgaaaaaaaaaagagttttacacATGCTGCTGTAAAAATGGCAAAAGTTAAACAGTGTAATCATATGCCGGGAAGGCGGCGAATGGGACTCGCCAGCTATACtttttaatttgacttaaaaaaaaaagtataatacctcatatttaaaaatctgcactgagatgcattatttgagtcccgaaattattacatttgtaaaaaaaaatttatcatcTTTTATTTTTCCAACTACATAATTATTATAGTGGATAAATTCTACCTGCAGGTTCTCGGGTGTGCTTGAGCACCTCACATAGCACCAGTTTGTTGGGGTCCAAGAGGAAGGGGTCCCTGAACATGCAGACAGGAATCAGTAGCATGTCACTGTTGTGTCCTTTAGACTGACCCGTGCTGGAACCATCGAAGTTCCATTCTGGTATATCTGtcgaagaacaacaacaacaaaaactaaataaaaagaattaaaaacattCAAGATAAGGAAAGTGAAACCAGTCTACACTTTACTACCAGCAATGCTCTTTGGCTCTGAATCCATGGTTCGAGTCTTGTTACGCAGACCCTCTCCAGAGCCATCGATCCAGACGTAAGTGACCTGACAGAAGTTTCCCTGGGGCAGACTGAGATACTGCTGCCGCAGGGCCTTGTTGAGACTAGAGCTGTCTGATACATAAGACATACTGGATCAGATGTACAAGAAACAATGAACCTGGAGAAATAAAGCAAGACAAAAACTTTGTGTTAATGTAGTGCATTTCAAtggttttttttaaaagatgattttttttgtatgagAAACCGCAGCAAGTTACTTGTTTAATAAAACAGCATgacaatttatttgaaagaaatgacATATGAATgttaaacattcctcaaaatgaAAGTAAAGAGACAAGTCATAAGCCAATTTTCAGCAATGTACAATTTTAGAGAAAACAGactagaaaaacaaagaaaaagacttGTTGTTTTGTAGAGGCTGTTTAAATATTAATGacattaaatattcaattaaaaaatattcttcTGTGTACTGAGAGTATGATATCAGaagataaataattatttttattattattaaaaatgttattgattGCAATAGCAAGCAACAAACAAAATCTCAATGCTCATTAATGTACCAAATTAACTGTACGAATCAAAGATGACTTACTCAGAGGTGTATATATAACTCCACTTCATATGAAGACTGACACGCTAATAAAACAGGCAAATCTAAGGCAGCCTTTTATCGAGGTTATGTTGTATAGATGACGTAGATAATATGGATGATTTCCAACCTTCCCTTCGTgagataataaaaacaacaactcatAGAACCTGTTCTAAACTTTGTGCACtaactttaaaaatgcattgattgtTTGTTGGAATGCATCACTTTGTTATAGTCTAATGTATTTTAATACGATATTAGAGACTTGAGGATGACCAGTGTGTTCACTGATAAATAAACCAACTCAACGCTTTTCTCACCTCAGCTCCCATGAACACACAATTACACATGATGCTtattgagagatttttttttccactgcaCAGAGACATCAGCACAAAGAAAGCACTGAGGACCAGAGGTTAGCCTCTGATGTGCCAATATACAAACAAGAGTCCCAAACCTGCTGAAATGGTCATTGCTGTAATAACCTGATTATAAATGCTGATTAAACAAACGCATACAAGCAAAAATGCAAAGGTGAAGAAAAATTAGCCTCTATGATTTAAAAAGAAACTGCTTGTTTGCATCTTAGTACATAGAAGCACTACTCATTTTAATAGGCCACGAAAACGCTGTAGGGTAAATTACTCTACAAGCAAAACATGCATAAGCAACATGTTGAAGATATTtgcagctaaaaataaataaaaataaataaataaatagaaagccTAGTATCGGCTACAATCTTTGTCTCAGTAtcaatggtttatatatatatatatatatatatatatatatatatatatatatatataaataattttgcactgcaaaaatgtttgatttttataCTCAGTATTTCTGTCATGTTTTCCGGTggaaatatcaaaaataaataaataaataaaccaagacacatttactttaaaaaacaaagtgCCTTAAGTCTTGTTTTGGGGGGGGGGAAATCATCTAAATAACTgattttatgcttaaaaaaatatataattatgaaaagagATAAATTAAATATGTCAGCTTGGAAAGAAAATTAATTCAAAGGAGAACAGTATTATTTTTCTAACTCCACTGATGGATATT encodes:
- the LOC127942060 gene encoding glutamine synthetase-like; translated protein: MSYVSDSSSLNKALRQQYLSLPQGNFCQVTYVWIDGSGEGLRNKTRTMDSEPKSIADIPEWNFDGSSTGQSKGHNSDMLLIPVCMFRDPFLLDPNKLVLCEVLKHTREPAESNHRNCCNKVMEKVKNLHPWFGMEQEYTLFGVDGHPYGWPRLGFPKPQGPYYCSVGADRAFGRDIVECHYKACLYAGIKISGTNAEVMPSQWEFQVGPCEGIEMGDHLWMARFLLYRVCEDFGVVATLDPKPMTGDWNGAGCHINVSTAQMREEGGIEHIDKAIEKLGKRHAEHIRVYDPHGGEDNKRRLTGRHETSSIHDFSAGVANRGASIRIPRQVGQEKCGYFEDRRPAANCDPYAVTCAMARTCMLEEEKDTHELK